The Phycisphaeraceae bacterium genome window below encodes:
- a CDS encoding extracellular solute-binding protein has translation MSALRIGRAFLVGVAALAVVGAFAWKGWRLIESRWLDASGARVELVVLHWSGEGGPEENAIVERSLRDFEAAHPGVRVRRINPGDAGSFATKLQTMLASGDPPDVFYVPFEKVPHWSSIGLLKPLDALVAGDEASGVDGAVTLDAFFPAVVDAFRFDGERAGRGALYGVPKDFTTVGFYYNKDLFRRAGVPLPHDEWTWEDFIDAARRIGQIEDARGRPCIGSEFVTWPAMVRAYLRSEGLDVRGESFDDLRTSDPQVQAVLDRLRSWRHDEERTLTSGTSRLTAGAAGFVDGRLGMTGPFGRWVVPEYRRIRDFEWDFAPLPRGVGKPPSNIVLTVAWGISSQTRHTEKAWALVRWLTSPRIQAEQSKLGLAIPAIMSVAESDAFIDPTAAPANDRAFVSAARFAEPLDWPADPKFDSLLGNRFDAALKDGTMPVAAAAADFERLWAMELASPVSALATLEAPKMPWRALMVVALLGVALVVTAAVFLLRGGSLTAGARREERAGFLLAAPWIVGFVVFMLGPVVMSLLLSLTRWSGISTIDEARWVALGNYAQLLQDERLATSVRVTLIYVLLAVPVGQVLALAAAFLMSRSLRGVPFFRAAWYLPSVLAGVGVAVLWRWIFDTEHGLLNRGLEPLLGLIGVRAPDWFGQDAGWLGAPAFALMSFWMLGASMMIYVAGIQNVPEELHEAAEIDGVPPLRRTLTVTLPMLGPVILFNTLMSLIGSFQVFTQAFVMTGGEPRDLTRFYVLYLYNQGFEYFEMGYASALAWVLLVVVLIITAVLLRTSRSFVHTEVRT, from the coding sequence ATGAGCGCCCTTCGCATCGGCCGTGCCTTTCTCGTGGGCGTTGCGGCGCTGGCCGTGGTGGGCGCCTTTGCATGGAAGGGTTGGAGGCTGATCGAGTCGCGTTGGCTCGATGCATCCGGCGCCCGAGTGGAACTGGTCGTGCTTCACTGGTCGGGAGAGGGAGGCCCCGAGGAGAACGCCATCGTCGAGCGTTCGCTGCGCGACTTCGAAGCGGCGCACCCGGGGGTACGCGTGCGACGGATCAATCCGGGAGACGCCGGCAGCTTCGCGACCAAGCTTCAGACGATGCTCGCGTCGGGCGATCCGCCCGATGTCTTCTATGTGCCCTTCGAGAAGGTGCCGCACTGGAGTTCGATCGGACTGCTGAAACCTCTTGATGCGCTCGTGGCGGGTGATGAGGCTTCAGGAGTCGACGGCGCCGTCACGCTCGATGCCTTCTTTCCCGCGGTGGTTGATGCCTTCCGCTTCGACGGCGAACGAGCGGGGCGAGGTGCGCTCTACGGAGTCCCCAAGGACTTCACCACCGTCGGCTTCTACTACAACAAGGATCTCTTCCGACGCGCTGGCGTTCCCCTTCCACACGATGAGTGGACCTGGGAGGACTTCATCGACGCGGCGAGGCGCATCGGTCAGATCGAGGACGCCCGGGGCCGCCCCTGTATCGGAAGCGAGTTCGTCACATGGCCTGCCATGGTGCGCGCGTACCTTCGCAGCGAGGGCCTTGATGTCCGCGGCGAGAGCTTCGACGATCTCCGCACCAGCGACCCGCAGGTGCAGGCTGTCCTCGATCGACTGCGGAGTTGGCGTCACGATGAGGAGCGCACCCTCACGAGCGGAACGAGCCGCCTGACTGCTGGCGCCGCAGGGTTCGTCGATGGTCGTCTCGGCATGACGGGGCCCTTCGGTCGCTGGGTGGTGCCTGAGTACCGGCGCATCCGCGACTTTGAATGGGACTTTGCACCACTGCCCCGTGGAGTCGGCAAGCCTCCTTCGAACATCGTGCTCACCGTCGCGTGGGGCATCTCCTCGCAGACGCGTCACACTGAGAAGGCGTGGGCGCTGGTGCGCTGGCTCACCAGCCCGCGCATTCAAGCGGAGCAATCGAAGCTCGGCCTCGCCATTCCAGCCATCATGTCGGTCGCGGAGAGTGACGCCTTCATTGATCCGACGGCGGCGCCCGCCAATGATCGCGCGTTCGTGAGCGCGGCGCGTTTCGCCGAGCCGCTCGACTGGCCTGCGGATCCAAAGTTCGACTCGCTGCTTGGCAATCGCTTCGACGCGGCGCTCAAGGATGGAACCATGCCGGTGGCCGCCGCCGCGGCGGACTTCGAGCGCCTCTGGGCCATGGAGCTTGCCTCTCCGGTCTCCGCCCTGGCGACGCTCGAGGCGCCGAAGATGCCGTGGCGGGCGCTCATGGTGGTGGCGCTTCTCGGCGTGGCGCTGGTGGTGACGGCTGCGGTGTTCCTCCTGCGCGGTGGTTCGCTCACCGCAGGAGCTCGGCGCGAGGAGCGCGCGGGCTTCCTGCTTGCGGCACCATGGATTGTCGGATTCGTCGTCTTCATGCTCGGGCCGGTGGTGATGTCGCTGCTCCTTTCACTCACTCGATGGAGCGGGATTTCAACGATCGACGAGGCGCGCTGGGTGGCGCTGGGCAACTATGCGCAACTGCTCCAGGATGAGCGGCTGGCAACGAGCGTGCGCGTCACACTGATCTATGTGCTTCTGGCCGTGCCGGTCGGACAGGTGCTGGCGCTGGCGGCCGCCTTCCTGATGAGCCGTTCGCTGCGCGGTGTTCCCTTCTTTCGTGCCGCGTGGTACTTGCCGAGTGTGCTTGCGGGTGTCGGCGTGGCCGTCCTCTGGCGTTGGATCTTCGACACGGAGCATGGACTCCTCAATCGCGGTCTTGAACCGCTGCTCGGCCTGATTGGAGTTCGGGCGCCGGACTGGTTCGGACAGGATGCCGGCTGGCTGGGGGCGCCGGCATTTGCCCTCATGAGCTTCTGGATGCTCGGCGCGAGCATGATGATCTATGTCGCGGGCATTCAGAATGTCCCTGAAGAGCTGCACGAGGCTGCGGAGATTGACGGCGTTCCGCCGCTGCGCCGGACCCTGACGGTGACCTTGCCGATGCTGGGTCCAGTGATCCTCTTCAACACGCTGATGTCGCTCATCGGGTCCTTCCAGGTCTTCACACAGGCGTTCGTGATGACTGGCGGCGAGCCCCGCGATCTCACGCGCTTCTATGTGCTCTACCTCTACAACCAGGGGTTTGAGTACTTCGAGATGGGGTACGCCTCGGCGCTGGCGTGGGTGTTGCTCGTCGTGGTGCTGATCATCACCGCGGTTCTGCTGCGCACCAGTCGAAGCTTCGTTCACACCGAGGTGCGGACATGA
- a CDS encoding 4-alpha-glucanotransferase — translation MARRRTLQRSARPSAPRRSRALSSTRPHTAPVSPLLLAERSAGVLLHPSSLDGPDGIGDLGDAAHRALRLIHAAGFRAWQMLPIGPVGPGESPYSARSSFAGEPLLVNLDGLVSEGWLSRAELARARGAAHLDAAPRRSARDRKRSTVEHLSARVAWAKVRRFKRSMFAIAYERFLSGGGARSRDYRSFMERSPWLVEWCAFIEAGAESPGEAAFIQFCFERQWRSLQREARALGVRLIGDLPIFVAPDSADVAARPDLFRLDSRGAPTVVTGVPPDGFAPTGQRWGHPHYRWSAHARDDFAWWRSRVRATMERFDLVRIDHFIGFVRAYEVPSRNRTAEHGHWRPAPGTALLAAIQRDLGALPFIAEDLGSVTPAVHALRDGFSLPGMRILQHAFGDGPSPDRPHRHPENSVVYPGTHDNDTTAGWWRSAPQSTKERCAAYAGFSPDASPSDAAAALVRLALGSPARLAVIPMQDLLGLGSFARMNLPGRAKGQWCWRLSSEWISNFDTTAWRRVNEVMERVKKEKKS, via the coding sequence ATGGCTCGACGACGCACGCTCCAGCGTTCCGCGCGTCCAAGCGCACCACGGCGCAGCCGTGCGTTGAGTTCGACACGGCCTCACACCGCGCCGGTGTCGCCGCTGCTTCTCGCCGAGCGCTCCGCTGGAGTGCTGCTGCACCCGTCGTCCCTTGATGGACCCGATGGAATCGGTGATCTCGGCGATGCGGCGCACCGGGCTCTTCGCCTGATTCACGCCGCGGGGTTTCGAGCGTGGCAGATGCTGCCGATCGGTCCGGTGGGTCCCGGTGAATCGCCCTACAGCGCGAGGTCGAGCTTCGCCGGTGAGCCGCTGCTGGTCAATCTCGATGGGCTGGTTTCGGAAGGCTGGCTCTCCCGCGCCGAGCTCGCTCGAGCCCGAGGCGCAGCGCACCTTGATGCAGCGCCGCGGCGCTCGGCGCGTGATCGGAAGCGATCGACGGTCGAGCACCTCTCCGCTCGCGTGGCATGGGCGAAGGTGCGGCGCTTCAAGCGCAGCATGTTCGCGATCGCGTATGAGCGCTTCCTGTCGGGTGGCGGCGCGAGAAGCCGCGACTACCGGAGCTTCATGGAGCGCTCGCCATGGCTTGTCGAGTGGTGTGCCTTCATCGAGGCGGGTGCTGAGTCGCCGGGCGAGGCGGCATTCATCCAGTTTTGCTTCGAGCGACAGTGGCGCTCGTTGCAGCGCGAGGCGCGTGCCCTCGGAGTGCGATTGATCGGTGACCTGCCGATTTTCGTCGCGCCCGACAGCGCCGATGTGGCGGCACGACCCGATCTCTTCCGCCTCGACTCCCGCGGTGCGCCAACGGTGGTCACCGGCGTTCCGCCCGATGGCTTCGCACCAACGGGCCAACGCTGGGGTCACCCGCACTATCGTTGGTCCGCTCACGCGCGCGATGACTTTGCGTGGTGGCGCTCCAGGGTCCGGGCCACGATGGAGCGCTTCGACCTGGTGCGGATCGATCACTTCATCGGTTTCGTCCGCGCCTATGAGGTCCCCTCGCGGAATCGCACTGCGGAGCATGGGCACTGGCGCCCCGCGCCGGGGACGGCGCTCCTCGCCGCGATCCAGCGTGACCTCGGCGCGCTCCCGTTCATCGCCGAGGATCTCGGCTCGGTGACGCCGGCGGTGCACGCCTTGAGGGATGGATTCTCACTTCCCGGCATGCGAATTCTTCAGCATGCGTTTGGTGACGGGCCGTCGCCCGACCGACCTCACCGTCATCCGGAGAACTCCGTCGTCTACCCGGGCACTCACGACAATGACACGACGGCGGGGTGGTGGCGGAGCGCGCCACAATCCACGAAGGAGCGCTGCGCTGCCTACGCGGGTTTCTCGCCTGACGCCTCGCCGTCCGATGCGGCGGCGGCGCTCGTTCGGCTGGCGCTGGGTTCACCAGCGCGCCTGGCGGTCATCCCGATGCAGGACCTGCTTGGGCTCGGCTCGTTCGCGAGAATGAACCTTCCCGGCAGGGCGAAGGGACAGTGGTGCTGGCGCCTCTCGTCGGAGTGGATCTCGAATTTCGACACGACGGCATGGCGCCGCGTGAATGAAGTGATGGAGCGAGTGAAGAAGGAGAAGAAGTCATGA
- a CDS encoding carbohydrate ABC transporter permease gives MSAPAAEVTRRAVAGRRSSPASVLVLYALLAAGTLLMAAPLLWMVLISLHDEAGAMRATATSELSALIPERPRFENYPDGLRRLGMGSWTGFLDPLANTVVVTALVTAGTVLSSSLVAFAMARVRFRGREGLFLLMLATLMLPAQVTIIPLFLLFRWLGWVDTLLPLVVPAFFGSAFFIFLYRQFIVQIPEALFEAARLDGLGWIGLWWKVVLPLCRPVTAICIVFTFIYTWNDFLGPLVYLHRPEEMTLSVALNSFRNQYGGVNRLNLLMAASLATMLPCILLFIAAQRQFIKGLGAGAVKG, from the coding sequence ATGAGCGCACCTGCCGCCGAAGTCACTCGTCGCGCAGTAGCCGGACGAAGGTCCTCACCGGCATCGGTCTTGGTGCTCTATGCGCTGCTGGCGGCGGGCACCCTGCTCATGGCAGCGCCGCTGCTCTGGATGGTGCTCATCTCACTGCATGATGAAGCGGGTGCCATGCGCGCCACGGCCACCAGCGAGCTGTCGGCCCTCATCCCCGAGCGACCTCGCTTTGAGAACTATCCCGATGGGCTGCGACGACTCGGCATGGGCTCTTGGACGGGCTTTCTCGATCCACTCGCCAACACGGTCGTCGTGACGGCGCTCGTCACCGCGGGCACAGTCCTCAGTTCGAGCCTCGTCGCCTTTGCGATGGCCCGCGTGCGCTTCCGTGGTCGCGAAGGGCTCTTTCTGCTGATGCTGGCCACGCTGATGCTGCCGGCGCAGGTGACGATCATTCCGCTCTTTCTTCTCTTCCGATGGCTCGGCTGGGTGGACACGCTGCTGCCGCTCGTCGTTCCCGCCTTCTTCGGCAGCGCCTTCTTCATCTTCCTCTATCGCCAATTCATCGTGCAGATTCCCGAGGCGCTCTTTGAAGCGGCTCGTCTCGACGGCCTCGGCTGGATCGGGCTCTGGTGGAAGGTCGTGCTGCCGCTCTGCCGACCGGTGACGGCCATCTGCATCGTCTTCACCTTCATCTACACCTGGAACGACTTCCTCGGTCCGCTCGTGTACCTTCACCGCCCCGAGGAGATGACCCTGAGCGTGGCGCTGAACAGCTTCCGAAACCAGTATGGCGGAGTGAATCGCCTCAACCTGCTCATGGCGGCGAGCCTCGCGACCATGCTGCCCTGCATCCTTCTCTTCATCGCCGCGCAACGACAGTTCATCAAGGGTCTCGGCGCAGGAGCCGTCAAGGGATGA
- a CDS encoding alpha-glucosidase C-terminal domain-containing protein produces the protein MVSTMRNWMNLPALRGGALACLGLVITAFLAPAVHAQGNDFPPDLPVAEISADVAERPGRLPPSVTAVRSKDDPSKWAVTFTVESREPVETMTIAGSFNAWNAGRTPMRRMWNAGARPSVWSVTLDLPDGDHWYKFVANGSRWMHDPRNPDHDHDGHGGRNSRLRLGATANVDPSTARRGDGRIEAAALGHDPRVRRDRDLRADGGARLRVRTLAGDVESVELVVKGAEPISMTPFVRTGAFEWWEADVPAALASQPYTFVFADGGQRVRHPRIHEPDARPSSMFTTPDWARDAIWYQVMVDRFRNGDPSNDPDPVRPWRSDWYSTSPWEGRDGQTFWQYFVFDRLYGGDIAGLKEKLPYLRDLGVNALYLMPMFQAPGPHKYNATNFLHIDEHFGTRGDYKAAEAAEDLLDPSTWTWTESDRKFLDFIRVAKSMGFKVIIDGVFNHTGTEHPAFRDVRAKGKESRFADWYEITSWEPFDYEGWWGFKSLPVFRKDETNGIASDSLREHIFAVTRRWMDPNGDGDPSDGIDGWRLDVPNEVPIVFWTQWRELVKSINPNAYVSGEIWTRAEEYLGSQAFDAVMNYEFAKPAIAWVANREQKLTASEVDRRFAELRLVYPAASIPVMQNLLDSHDTDRIASMIKNPDRPYNERNREQEGHPYDSGRPDPEHYRRQRLLALMQMTHEGAPMIYYGAEVGMWGASDPVNRKPMLWKDLEPYEEPEENFVDKEMLAFYRAATRLRHDHSALRRGSFRTILTDDAQDVWVFLREDEREQVLVAFNAGERAAVITLPSEFGERWKPVFGEAEGPEGDPDWPRTEIPPVAGRVWARPK, from the coding sequence TTGGTGTCGACGATGCGGAACTGGATGAACCTTCCGGCCCTGCGCGGCGGCGCGCTGGCTTGCCTCGGCTTGGTGATCACGGCCTTCCTTGCACCCGCCGTTCATGCTCAAGGAAACGACTTCCCCCCCGATCTGCCGGTCGCGGAGATCTCTGCCGATGTCGCGGAGCGTCCCGGTCGCCTGCCGCCTTCGGTGACCGCGGTGCGTTCCAAGGATGATCCTTCGAAGTGGGCCGTCACTTTCACGGTGGAATCGCGAGAGCCGGTCGAGACGATGACGATCGCCGGGAGTTTCAACGCTTGGAACGCCGGAAGGACTCCGATGCGCCGCATGTGGAACGCGGGCGCTCGTCCAAGTGTCTGGAGCGTCACGCTGGATCTTCCCGACGGTGACCACTGGTACAAGTTCGTTGCCAACGGCTCGCGGTGGATGCACGATCCGCGCAATCCCGATCACGATCACGATGGCCATGGCGGGCGGAACTCCCGGCTTCGGCTCGGTGCCACCGCGAATGTCGATCCATCAACGGCGCGGCGCGGTGATGGCCGCATCGAGGCGGCGGCGCTCGGGCACGACCCGCGCGTTCGCCGCGACCGCGATCTTCGCGCCGATGGCGGGGCACGGCTTCGAGTGCGCACGCTCGCCGGCGATGTCGAGTCCGTGGAACTGGTGGTCAAGGGCGCCGAGCCGATCTCAATGACGCCATTCGTGCGGACCGGGGCCTTTGAATGGTGGGAGGCCGATGTTCCCGCCGCGCTCGCCAGCCAGCCCTACACCTTCGTCTTTGCCGATGGCGGACAGCGTGTGCGCCATCCTCGAATCCATGAGCCCGACGCACGACCTTCCTCAATGTTCACCACTCCCGACTGGGCGCGTGACGCCATCTGGTATCAGGTCATGGTCGATCGCTTTCGTAATGGCGATCCCTCGAATGATCCCGATCCCGTTCGTCCCTGGCGCAGCGACTGGTACTCGACAAGCCCCTGGGAGGGTCGAGATGGCCAGACCTTCTGGCAGTACTTCGTCTTCGACCGGCTGTACGGAGGCGACATCGCGGGTTTGAAGGAGAAGTTGCCCTACCTGCGCGACCTTGGCGTCAACGCCCTCTACCTGATGCCGATGTTCCAAGCGCCGGGCCCGCACAAGTACAACGCCACGAACTTCCTCCACATCGACGAGCACTTCGGCACGCGCGGGGATTACAAGGCGGCCGAGGCGGCCGAGGATCTGCTTGATCCTTCGACTTGGACATGGACGGAGAGCGACCGGAAGTTCCTCGACTTCATCCGTGTGGCGAAGTCAATGGGATTCAAGGTCATCATCGACGGGGTCTTCAATCACACCGGCACCGAGCATCCCGCCTTCCGTGATGTGCGTGCGAAGGGAAAGGAGAGCCGCTTCGCCGACTGGTACGAGATCACCAGTTGGGAGCCCTTCGACTATGAGGGATGGTGGGGCTTCAAGTCACTCCCCGTCTTCCGCAAGGATGAGACCAATGGCATTGCCTCCGATTCACTGCGCGAGCACATCTTCGCGGTGACGCGTCGGTGGATGGACCCCAACGGTGATGGTGATCCATCCGACGGCATCGATGGCTGGCGGCTTGATGTTCCCAATGAAGTTCCGATCGTCTTCTGGACGCAGTGGCGCGAACTGGTCAAGAGCATCAATCCCAATGCCTATGTTTCCGGCGAGATCTGGACTCGTGCCGAGGAGTACCTCGGTTCGCAGGCCTTCGACGCCGTCATGAACTACGAGTTTGCGAAGCCCGCGATCGCATGGGTCGCCAATCGCGAGCAGAAGCTGACGGCGAGCGAAGTTGACAGGCGCTTCGCCGAGCTGCGACTGGTCTATCCGGCGGCTTCGATCCCGGTCATGCAGAACCTGCTCGACAGCCACGACACCGATCGCATTGCAAGCATGATCAAGAACCCGGACCGCCCCTACAACGAGCGAAACCGGGAGCAGGAGGGGCATCCCTACGACTCGGGGCGCCCCGATCCCGAGCATTACCGTCGGCAGCGGCTGCTCGCCCTCATGCAGATGACCCACGAAGGAGCGCCGATGATCTACTACGGCGCCGAGGTGGGCATGTGGGGGGCAAGCGATCCGGTGAACCGCAAGCCGATGCTCTGGAAGGATCTCGAGCCCTACGAGGAGCCCGAGGAGAACTTCGTCGACAAGGAGATGCTCGCCTTCTACCGCGCCGCCACGCGGCTTCGCCACGATCACTCGGCGCTGCGACGCGGCTCGTTCCGCACGATTCTGACCGACGACGCGCAGGATGTCTGGGTCTTCCTCCGCGAGGATGAGCGCGAGCAGGTGCTGGTGGCGTTCAATGCGGGCGAACGCGCGGCGGTGATCACGCTGCCGTCGGAGTTCGGCGAGCGGTGGAAGCCGGTCTTCGGTGAGGCCGAGGGTCCGGAGGGTGATCCCGATTGGCCACGCACCGAGATTCCCCCGGTGGCCGGTCGTGTCTGGGCGCGGCCCAAGTGA